The sequence GTTCAAATTCTCGTCCACGGCGGCTATTCGGGTCCCGAGGTCGCTCACATGGTAGACCTCTACCCGAATGTTCAGGCGGCCCGGCAAGCCGTTTACGACCGTCTCGACCGCTTTGCCGATGAGGGTGGGCAGCAAATCATGTTTGAAAACTCGATTGCCCCGGTCTTCGCCTACGGTCATCCCGACCAGGAAGATGAAATCCTGGCCCACCACTACCGGCTGGCCTTTGACACCTCACACTGCTTCATCGAGCTCCACGGTGACAATGCCGGTCTGCAGAAGTCGCTCCAGCACCTGGCACCCGCCGTCGTCCACTACCACCTCGTCGACTCGATGGGCCAGACCCACGACAGCCTGCAACTTGGCACCGGCAAAATTGACTGGGCGGGCGTGTTGCCCCTGCTCAACCCGGCTGCCACCAGCATCTACGAGATCAACCTCCACGATCAGACTAATTGCCGCGAACAGTTGGCCAGCCACACCTACCTGACCCGGGTGTTTGATCAGCTCCAGTCTAAAAGGGGGTAGCCAATGAACCTGCACATCAACCGGCGCCACCTCTCCCTGGTTCTGGCCCTCTTTCTTCTCTACCTGGCAATTACCTACTGGAAGACGGTTGCTAGGTTTATCCAGACCATTTGGTCCGCTGCTATGCCCCTGGTGGTCGGCTGCGTGATCGCCTACATCGTCAACCTCCTCCTGCGCCAGTACGAGCACCTCTACCTGCGGATCTTTCCCCAGCCCCGCGCCCAGCGCTTCAAGCGGG comes from Limosilactobacillus sp. and encodes:
- a CDS encoding TIM barrel protein; this encodes MYQPMLGLKGSSARVQIDDRLQHDPVVYEFFTAASDFTPDGYKHLYDAVQYVQSQGIQHIVLHHPMKFHEHHSDVVAPEKDYPDLYRFIENTTEQLIRLGHDLHVQILVHGGYSGPEVAHMVDLYPNVQAARQAVYDRLDRFADEGGQQIMFENSIAPVFAYGHPDQEDEILAHHYRLAFDTSHCFIELHGDNAGLQKSLQHLAPAVVHYHLVDSMGQTHDSLQLGTGKIDWAGVLPLLNPAATSIYEINLHDQTNCREQLASHTYLTRVFDQLQSKRG